DNA from Dietzia lutea:
AGGAGGCCAGGGCGAAGGCGCGCGCGGAAGGCAAACAGGTCGGTCGCGGACGGACCGGCCCGGTCGGCGCGGGTCGTCGGCTGCGCAAGCGCGGGTGGACAGGCTCCGGCGCCGATCCGTGGGACCCCCAGCCGCTCGGGCGTCTCGTCGGCCAGGTCGCCAAGAAGCGCGGATGGGACGACAAGGTCACCACCGGTCGGCTCTTCGCCGAGTGGGGACGGATCGTCGGCGAGGACGTCGCGAGCCACGCGACGCCGGAGCGTCTGGAGGAGGGGATCCTCCACGTGCGGGCGTCGAGTACCGCGTGGGCCACGCAGCTGCGGCTGATGTCCGCGGACATCCTCCGCAAGATCGCCGCAGCCATGGGACCGGGCCACGTCCGCCGGCTCAAGGTGGAGGGACCGGAGAAACCGAGTTGGCGGAAGGGCCCCCTGCATGTGTCGGGTCGCGGTCCGCGGGACACCTACGGGTGAGGGTCGGGCGTGCCCGCGGCCCGCGCGGCGGTTCCCGCAGGTAGACTGGGCCGGTCCCAGACCCCCGAGACGCGAGGAGTTCGCACGTGGCGGACGCCAGGAGCCAGGCCGACAACGGCGGAGCCAAGGAATACGGCGCTTCATCGATCACTGTCCTCGAAGGGCTCGAGGCCGTCCGGATGCGGCCGGGTATGTACATCGGCTCCACCGGGCCGAGGGGTCTGCACCACCTGATCTGGGAGGTCGTCGACAACTCGGTCGACGAGGCCATGGCGGGTCACGCGACCGGCGTCAAGGTCACCCTTCTCGAGGACGGCGGCGTCGAGGTCATCGACGACGGCCGCGGCATCCCAGTGGAGATGCACGAGCAGGGCATGCCCACCGTGCAGGTCGTCATGACCCAGCTCCACGCGGGCGGCAAGTTCGACTCGGACTCCTACGCGGTCTCCGGTGGTCTCCACGGCGTGGGCATCTCCGTGGTCAACGCGCTGTCGACCCGCGTCGAGGTCCAGATCAAGCGCGATGGTCGCCTGTGGAAGCAGGACTTCGACATGGCCGTGCCGGCGGAGCTGGTCGACGCCGGGCCCGCGGAGGGCACCGGCACCAAGGTCCGGTTCTGGGCGGACCCGTCGATCTTCGAGACCACCGAGTACGACTTCGACATCGTGGCCCGCCGCCTGCAGGAGATGGCGTTCCTCAACAAGGGACTGACCATCACGCTGACCGATCGCCGACCGCGCGCCGAGAAGGCGGCGGAGCTCGACGCGATCGCGGACAGCGAGGGTGGCGGCCAGGATTCCGCGCCGGGTTCGGACGAGGGCTCGGATCTGGCGAGCGCCGTGGACGCCGAGCAGGCGTTCGTCGAGGGCGCCGGTGACGGTGGCGAGGCGGCGGCCGAGCCCGAGAAGATCCGCGAGCGCAAGCGGACCTTCCACTACCCGGACGGCCTCAAGGACTACGTCAAGGCGATCAACAAGTCCAAGACCGCGATCCACCCGACTATCCTCTACTTCGAGGGCAAGGGCACCGGCCACGAGGTGGAGGTCGCCATGCAGTGGAACTCCGGGTACTCGGAGTCCGTCCACACCTTCGCCAACACGATCAACACCCACGAGGGCGGCACCCACGAGGAGGGCTTCCGTGCGGCGCTGACCTCGCTGGTCAACAAGTACGCGCGGGACAAGAAGCTCATCAAGGAGAAGGACCCCAACCTCACGGGTGACGACATCCGCGAGGGTCTCGCGGCCGTCATCTCCGCCAAGATCGCCGACCCGCAGTTCGAGGGGCAGACCAAGACCAAGCTCGGCAACACCGAGGTCAAGGGCTTCGTCCAGCGGCAGGTGTCCGACCACGTCGGTCACTGGTTCGAGGCCAATCCCGCCGAGGCCAAGGTGATCGTCAACAAGGCAATCGCCTCCAGTCAGGCCCGCGTCGCCGCCCGCAAGGCCCGCGAGATGGTGCGCCGGAAGTCGGCGACCGACATCGGCGGCCTGCCCGGCAAGCTCGCGGACTGCCGGTCCAAGGATCCGTCCAAGTCCGAGCTCTACATCGTGGAGGGTGACTCAGCCGGTGGTTCGGCCAAGTCCGGTCGCGACTCGATGTTCCAGGCGATCCTGCCGCTGCGCGGAAAGATCATCAACGTCGAGAAGTCGCGGATCGACAAGGTCCTCAAGAATGCCGAGGTCCAGGCCATCATCACGGCGCTGGGCACCGGCATCCACGAGGAATTCGACATCGACAAGCTGCGGTACCACAAGATCGTGCTGATGGCCGATGCCGACGTCGACGGTCAGCACATCGCGACGCTGCTCCTCACGCTCATCTTCCGGTTCATGAAGCCGCTCGTGGAGAACGGGTACGTCTACCTCGCGCAGCCGCCGCTGTACAAGCTCAAGTGGAGCAAGGGCGAGCCGGACTTCGCGTACTCGGACCGCGAGCGCGACGAGCTCCTCAAGATCGGCCTGGAGAACAAGCGCAAGATCAACGTCGACGACGGCATCCAGCGCTACAAGGGCCTCGGCGAGATGAACCCGAAGGAGCTGTGGGAGACCACGATGGACCCGTCGGTCCGCACGCTCCGGCAGGTCACCCTCGAGGACGCCGCGGCGGCCGACGAGTTGTTCTCGATCCTCATGGGTGAGGACGTGGACGCGCGCCGCAACTTCATCACCCGCAACGCTCGTGACGTGAGGTTCCTGGACGTCTGACCTGACGTCGGGGCAAAGGTCGATCATTCCGCCGCGATGGTGGCATGATTGCCGCGTGAAACAGACCACAGTCACCGGCGTGGGTCGGGCCGTTGTCGCCCTGTCGTGCGCTGCCGCGCTGGTGGTGTCCGGGTGTGGCAGCGAGGTGCTCGGACAGGGTTCGGTCGCGACCGGCCCGGTCCCCGGTACGAACCCCGACGCTCAGCCGGGGGTCGGGTCCCCTCCGCCCGGGGTCGAGCCGCCGCCGGCGGGCGCGGTGGTCGACTACCAGATCGGTGGCGCGTACGCGCCCGCCGCTGATGTCGAGGTGGTCATCCGTAATCGCTCGGAGTCGCCGGTCAACGGGGTCTATTCGGTCTGCTACCTCAACGCGTTCCAGGCACAACCCGATGAGGCCTCGGCGTGGACCGGTCGGCACGCCGATCTCGTGTTGCGCGACCCCGGCGGGGACGCGGTGGTGGACACCGAGTGGGATGAGCCGCTGTTGGACATCTCGTCCGACGCCAAGCGGTCGCGACTGGCCGCCATCGTGGACGCGTGGCTGGCCGACTGCGCCGACCGCGGATTCCGCGCGGTCGAGCCGGACAATCTCGACTCCTGGACGCGGTCGCGGGAACGTCTGACCAGGGCGGACGCGGTCGCGTATGCGGAGCTGCTG
Protein-coding regions in this window:
- a CDS encoding DciA family protein, producing MTGGTGGDGITPSDQPQRGYDIAKKALEEARAKARAEGKQVGRGRTGPVGAGRRLRKRGWTGSGADPWDPQPLGRLVGQVAKKRGWDDKVTTGRLFAEWGRIVGEDVASHATPERLEEGILHVRASSTAWATQLRLMSADILRKIAAAMGPGHVRRLKVEGPEKPSWRKGPLHVSGRGPRDTYG
- the gyrB gene encoding DNA topoisomerase (ATP-hydrolyzing) subunit B — encoded protein: MADARSQADNGGAKEYGASSITVLEGLEAVRMRPGMYIGSTGPRGLHHLIWEVVDNSVDEAMAGHATGVKVTLLEDGGVEVIDDGRGIPVEMHEQGMPTVQVVMTQLHAGGKFDSDSYAVSGGLHGVGISVVNALSTRVEVQIKRDGRLWKQDFDMAVPAELVDAGPAEGTGTKVRFWADPSIFETTEYDFDIVARRLQEMAFLNKGLTITLTDRRPRAEKAAELDAIADSEGGGQDSAPGSDEGSDLASAVDAEQAFVEGAGDGGEAAAEPEKIRERKRTFHYPDGLKDYVKAINKSKTAIHPTILYFEGKGTGHEVEVAMQWNSGYSESVHTFANTINTHEGGTHEEGFRAALTSLVNKYARDKKLIKEKDPNLTGDDIREGLAAVISAKIADPQFEGQTKTKLGNTEVKGFVQRQVSDHVGHWFEANPAEAKVIVNKAIASSQARVAARKAREMVRRKSATDIGGLPGKLADCRSKDPSKSELYIVEGDSAGGSAKSGRDSMFQAILPLRGKIINVEKSRIDKVLKNAEVQAIITALGTGIHEEFDIDKLRYHKIVLMADADVDGQHIATLLLTLIFRFMKPLVENGYVYLAQPPLYKLKWSKGEPDFAYSDRERDELLKIGLENKRKINVDDGIQRYKGLGEMNPKELWETTMDPSVRTLRQVTLEDAAAADELFSILMGEDVDARRNFITRNARDVRFLDV
- a CDS encoding endo alpha-1,4 polygalactosaminidase, coding for MKQTTVTGVGRAVVALSCAAALVVSGCGSEVLGQGSVATGPVPGTNPDAQPGVGSPPPGVEPPPAGAVVDYQIGGAYAPAADVEVVIRNRSESPVNGVYSVCYLNAFQAQPDEASAWTGRHADLVLRDPGGDAVVDTEWDEPLLDISSDAKRSRLAAIVDAWLADCADRGFRAVEPDNLDSWTRSRERLTRADAVAYAELLADRAHARGLAVAQKNAAELTDEEIRRVGFDYAVAEDCQRYSWGRGSECDRYLAAYGDRVIEIEYTDGGTRAFETACRLRGDRISVLLRDRDVVPRGERGYVNRSC